The Roseimicrobium gellanilyticum DNA segment GCCACCGCGCCGGGATGCTGTATCAGATTGTAGATGCCCAAAAAACCCAGCACGCCAAACCAGATGAGCATGATGGGCCCGAAGCCCGCACCGATGCGGTGGGTGCCATGCCGCTGCACGAGGAAGATGGCCAGCAGGATGGCCACCGCCACCGGCACCACGTACTTCTCGAACTCGTGGTTAATTTCTTCCAATCCCTCGACAGCAGAGAGCACCGAGATGGCTGGAGTGATGACGCCGTCTCCGTAGAGCAGCGCCGCGCCGACGATGGCGAACAGGCCCAGCCACTTGAGGTGTTCCTTCTTCAGTCCTGCTTCCGGATGCCGGAGGATGGAGAGCAGGGCAAAGACGCCGCCCTCACCTTGATTGGTCGCTCGTACGAGGATGAGCAGGTACTTGATGCTCACGATCAGGATGAGCGACCAGAGCATGAGGGACACGGGTCCCAGGATGGTCACCGGGTCGTTCGCATGGAAGCGACCTTCGGCCAGACACTCGCGTAGCGCATACAGCGGGCTGGTGCCGATGTCTCCATACACCACACCAAGCGCTGCCACGGCGACCGCCCAGCTTCTGGCATGATGTGGATTGTTCATGAGTTCCGGACTGCGTCCAACTGCGCCACTCCACTACAGTTCGAGCTGGATGCCCAGTTCGATGACCTGTCGTGAGGGAAGCTGGAAGTAGCCGGTAGCGGGCCGGGCGATGCGGGAAAGAAAGACAAAAAGTTTTTTCCGCCAGGTGGCCATGCGGCCCTTGCCGTCGGTGAGCAGGAGTTCACGGCTCTGGTAGTAGCTGATGTCCCCGAGCTTGGTGATGCCCTGCCTCTTCAGCGCGGTGGTGAGGTCGCGCATCACTTCCGGCTGTTCCGCAAATCCATAGCGCAGAATGATGCGGCAGAAGGATTCGTGCAGTTCCACAATCTGAATGCGGTCCGCATTCTTGATGTACGGCTCCTCCTCGAATCGCACAGTGAGGATGACGGCATTCTGATGCAGCACCTTGTTGTGCTTCAAATGATGCAGCAGCACGAGGGGGAGGCCATCCGAGGAGGACGAAAGGAAAACGCCGATGCCCGGCACACGGAGGATTTTGTTTTTCTTCACCTCCTCCACGAGGTGAGTCACCGGGATGAGCTGGCGGGTGACGCGCTTCACCAGGATGGCACGGCCGTCGCGCCAGGTCTTCATCAGCGTCCAGAGGATGGCGGTGATGACCAGGGGGATCCAGGCGCCATGCAGGAGCTTGGTGAGGCTGCCCAGCCAGTAGCCGATTTCCATGGAAAGGAAGATGCCGATGGGGATGGCGGCCATCCAGGACGGCGTCTTCCACACGCGGGTCATCACCATGAAGAGCAGGATGCTGCTCAGCAGCATGTCCGAGGACACGCTCAGACCGTAGGCGCCGGCCAGCGAACCGGACTCCTGGAACACGACCACAAGAGTGAGGCATGCCACGCACAGGAGCATGTTCACCTGCGGCATGAAGATCTGGCCGCGCATGTCCGGAGAGGTGTGCACGATCTTCAACCGGGGAAGGAAGCCGAGCTGCACCGCCTGCTGGGTGAGGCTGAAGACGCCAGTGATCATGGCCTGTGAGGCGATGATGGTAGCGGCGGTGGCGAGGAAAACGAGCGGCCAGTGGGACCACGCCGGCGCCATCTGGAAGAAGGGATTGAACTTCGGCTGGTCCACCATGCCGGGGTTGTTCAGGATCAGGGCGCCCTGGCCAAGGTAGTTCAGGATCAGGGCTGGGTAGGCGGCGAAGATCCAGGAGCGGTTCATGGCCGTGCGGCCGAAGTGGCCGATGTCGGCATACAGGGCCTCGCAACCTGTCACGCAGAGCAGCACGGTTCCCATGATGTGCAGGGCCTCGGAGCGCTCATAGATGAGGTAGATCCAGCCGTGGTGAGGCAGCAGCGCGGTAAGGATGCCGGGCGCCTTCACGAGATTCATCAGCCCGAGAAGGGCCAGCACAAAGAACCAGACCAGCATCACCGGTCCGAAACTGGCGCCAATGCGTACCGTGCCGTGCCTTTGTACAAGGAAGAGTCCCAGCAGCAGGATGGCCGCACACAGGGGCACAATGAAATGCGGCAGGTCCGGATTGATGACGTAGAGACCTTCCACCGCCGCGAGCACCGAGATGGCGGGCGTGATGATGCCGTCCCCATAAAGCAGGGAGGCTCCCACGAGGGCGATGATGCTCAGTACTCCAATGGCTCGCTTGGAAAGACCCGCGGCTTGCTGGCGCAGGAGCGCATAAAGGGCAAAGACCCCGCCCTCACCCTGATTGTCCGCACGCGAAAGGAGCAACAGGTACTTGATGGTGACGATGATGGTCAGCGACCAGAACATCAGGGACACGGGCCCGTAGACGGTGAGCACCTTGTCCGCCTCGAACCTGCCGTGGGACACGGTCTCCTTCAGGGCGTACAGTGGGCTCGTCCCAATGTCTCCATACACCACCCCGAGCGCCAGTAGCGCGAGAGTCCAGCTCGAGGATTTCTTGTCTGACATCGGATGCCTTCCCCGTGTTCCTAAGGTCCGGGTCGAGGGACTGCCATCTATGCATTGCGCCGGAGATTTGGCAACTTGGAAGATGTGAACGTGCAGTTCACACGTTCAACGTAAGTACGTTATGCATACGTGTTGAGGGTGGCGTGGAGAAACCCGTGTGCCCCCGCCTTCATCGCGGAATCTGCTGCACCTCTATTTAGAGGACGGGGCGAATTACCGCCGCAGCACCTTGGCGATGCGCTTCCTGAGGGCCTCGGCCTTGCGGTCTTCGCCCATGGAGTCCAGCACGTTGGCGTAGTCCATGCCGATTTCCTCGTAGCTGTCTGCGCAGGTATCGATGTTCTGTTCGAGAATGCGCAGGGCCTTTTCGTAGTTCTGCTGGGCAGCCGCGTCGTCCTGCAGTTCATAGCAGGCGGTGGCGAGGTTGCTATAGCTCTGGGCCACTTCTGGATGCTCGGGGCCGAAGACCTTCGTGCGGATGTCGAGTGCCTCCATGTGCATCTCCTTCGCCTGCTCGGGGAAGCCGGCGGTGTAGTAGAGACCACCCAGGTTGTTGAAGACGGCGGCCACGCGTTCATTGTCACGGCCGTAGTCCTTCTCCAGAGTCTCCAGCGCCATCAGGTAGTGCTGCTCCGCAAGAGGGTAGCGGCCCAGGCTTTTGTAGATCATCGCCAGATTGTTGCGCATCTGGGCGCTGTCATGGGTGCGCGGCGGCACCATGCGGTCGTAGCCTTCGATGGCCTGCTCATACAGCGGGATGGCCTGGTCCTCTCGCTGGTTGAAATCATACAGGGTGGCCAGTCCTGAGCGGAGGCGGGCCATCTGGAAGGTGTCTGCGCCACCGCGCTCGCCGGTTTCGATGCCTTCCTGATACAGGGACTCGGACTTCTCGAAGTCGCCGGCCTGGCGATGCAATTCCCCGAGGGTTTCCAAGGCGTTGACCAGCAGGGGAAGGTTGGCTTCATCCTCCTCGGCTGCCTGTCGCGCATTGCGCAGGGCGGTGCTGGCCACCCTCAGCGCGTCGTCGATCTTCCCGGCATCCAGCAAACTGGACAGATGTCCTTCGAGCAGCGTGTTGAGGTTTTCTGAGGACATGGGTTCAGTTTGAAGCCGAAAGGATCACAACAAGCATGGACCGCGTTTCCATCAAGCAAAATCGCGATCGCTGCGGGATTCTTGTTTAGGGATTTTGGCAAGTTCTTCAAGCAGTTGCTTGCGCTGAGGTGGCAGCGGACGGTGATAAACATCGTGCAGGAGGGCAGCCGCGCCCTTCTGCCCATCCCCCAGGCCCAGTTCCGAGCAAAGGCGGGTCTCGTATCGCTGGACCAGTCTTTCCGAGGGTTCGTGCTCCACGAGGTAGTCCAGGCTCAGTGTCAGCAACTCGTGAATACCACCCAGCGGTGTTTCCTTTTCGGCCACCAGATCAATAAGCTTGCTGAAGTAAGTGGCGGCCAGCACCCGCAGGTAACTGGCTCGGAGCTGCAGTCGCGGGTTCGTGAGATGCACTTCACGCAGGGTGTGTAAATCGGTCTTTGGGTTGCGGGCCCACACCACCTCGCAGGTGACGAAGAGATCCAGCCGTCCTGCAAAAGGGGACTTGGGCTGGAGAGCACCCTTGGCCACCGTCTTGAAGAGCCCGTCCTCCGCCGAGCACCAGTGCACGATCAGACTGGTTTCGGTGAGCCGGGTGCGGTTGATGAGGATGGCACTGGAAGTTTCCAAATAGAAATGCCTCCGGATGGGGTGGGGAAGAAATATGAAACCTTCTTTTCCACGGAATGTAAAGGCTTGCAGAGCTCGTGGCGTTCCGATTTTATGACGCCCGGCATGAGCATCGCCATCGATCTGACTGGAAAAACCGCCCTCATCACCGGGGCATCGCAAGGCATTGGCGCCTGCATGGCACGCACGTTTCACCAAGCGGGCGCCACCGTGGTGATCAATCACCCTGGCATGGGCAGCACCGCTGCGGATGCGGCGTCCCTCGCCGCGGAGCTTGAGCAGGAACGCGCAGGAAGTACCCTCGTGGTGGAGGCGAATGTCGCAAGCGCGGAGGCAGTGCAGGCCATGATGCAGAAAGTACGCGAAGCCTGCGGTGGACTCGATTACCTCATCAATAATGCCGCCATCATCCGTGACCGCACCGTCGCGAAGATGTCGCTGGAGGAATGGCAGTCCGTGATGGATGTAAATCTCTCCGGGGTCTTCCACTGCTGCAAGCATGCGCTGGAGATCATGCGTGATCACGGCGCCATCGTGAGCATGGGCAGCATCGCTGCGATCCAGGGGTTCTACGGCCAGGCAAACTACGCTGCAGCGAAGGCAGGCGTGCAGGCGATGATGCGGGTGATCAGTCGCGAGGCGGCGAAGCGTGGCATCCGCGCCAATGCCATCGCGCCAGGGGTGGTGGATACCTCCATGGCGGCGACTATTCCGGAGCATGTGCGCGCGGAGATGCTGAAGAATGTGCCACTGGCCCGCTTCGGCACGGTGGAGGAGATTGCGCATGTGGCGCTTTTTCTTTGCTCGCCACTCGCGTCCTATGTCACCGGGCAGACCATTGAGGTGAACGGAGGCTGGCGCGGATGAGGGCCGCTGCGCGAGTCGTCTCTGTGGAGGAAGCCGTGGCCGCGATCCCGGATGGCGCGACCGTGGCCGTGGGGGGCTTTGTAGGGGCCGGGCATCCGGAGATGCTCACGGCGGCGCTGGAGCGCCGCTTTCTCGCGGGAGACGGACCCCGTGATCTCACCCTGATGTATGCGGCAGGGCAGGGCGACCGTGCGTCGCGTGGACTGAATCATCTCGCTCACGAAGGCCTCTTGAAACGGGTCATTGGTGGACACTGGAACCTTGCTCCGAAGCTGGGAAAGCTGGCGCTGGAAAACAAGATCGAGGCGTATAACATTCCCCAGGGGGTGGTGTGTGTCCTGTTTCGAGAGATTGCTGCGAAGCGTCCGGGCATCTTTACCAAGGTCGGGCTGAATACCTTCATCGATCCTGTGCATACGGGAGGCCGCATGAATGCACGTACGACGGAGCCTCTGGTGGAGCGGCTCGCGATGGATGGCGAGGACTGGCTGCGCTACCGCACCGTGCCAATCCATGTGGGGCTCATCCGCGCCACCAGTGCGGATGCGCGGGGGAATCTCACGATGGAGCGCGAGGGTCTCGTGGGGGAAGTCCTGCCCATCGCCCAGGCGGCACGCAATCACGGCGGCATCGTCATCGCACAGGTGGAACGCCTCACGGAAGGCAGCGTGGATCCCAAGGCGGTGCGCGTGCCCGGTGCGCTGGTGGATTATGTCGTGGTGTCCGATGCGGAGCAGCACGCGCAGACCTTTGGCGAGCAGTATAATGAGGCGTACGTCACCGCGTTGGGCGAGAAGCTGGAGCCGCCACGGCTCTCCTTCTCTGAGCGCAAAATCATCGGGGCTCGTGCGCTGCAGGAGATACGACCCGGTGAAATGGTGAACCTGGGCATTGGCCTGCCCGAGGCAGTGGCGTCCGTGGCAGCGGAGACAGGCAGGTTGCGGGACTTTACACTCACCGTGGAAAGCGGGCCTGTGGGCGGCGTGCCGGCCTCAGGTTTGAGCTTTGGCTGCAGTCATCGCCCGGAGGCGGTGATCGACCAGCCATCGCAGTTCGACTTCTACGATGGGGGGGGCATGGACATCGCGATCCTCGGCGCGGCGGAGATCGATGCCGAAGGCAGCGTGAATGTGAGCATGATGTCCGGCCGCTTTGCCGGAGTGGGTGGCTTTGTGAACATCGCGCAGAGTGCAAAACGTCTCGTCTTCTGCTGCACTTTTACGGCAGGGGATCTCGCGGTGGAGATGCAGGAGGGGGGCCTCCGCATCATGCGGGAGGGGAAGCACTCCAAGTTTGTGAAGCGGGTGCAGCAGGTCTGCTTTCACGGCCCCACCGCCATGCGTGAGGGACGAAAGGTCATTTATGTCACGGAGCGGGCAGTTTTTGAGCTGACCCCACAGGGGCCGGTACTCGTCGAGCTGGCTCCGGGAATCGATCTCCAACGCGATGTGCTGGATCGTATGGAGTTTGCGCCTGTGGTACAATCGACACGCACGATGCCCTCCGAATGTTTCCCGCAGCGCCTGTCCTGATATGAAATGGCCGACCCCCATCTATGTTGTCGAAGCGAAGCGCACGCCCATTGGCCGCTTTTGCGGTGGGTTGAAGGAAATGTCACCGGTGGAGCTGGCACTGGCGGTAGCGCAGACTGTGATGCCGGATGAACTGGGCGGGCAGGTGGATGAAGTAATCCTCGGCCAGGTGCTGCAGGCTGGCTCGGGCATGAATGTGGCGCGGCAGCTCGTGCTGCAACTGGGCCTCGCACAGAGTGTGACGGGTTTCACGGTGAATATGGTCTGCGCCTCCGGCATGAAGGCCGTGGCGCTCGGGGCAGATGCCATCGCGTCTGGACAATCCTCCGTGGTGCTCGCGGGTGGCGTGGAGTCCATGAGCCGTGCGCCGCACTATGCGCGCAACGTGCGGGAAGGGACGAAGCTGGGCCATGCCACCCTGGAGGACTCCATCTTTGTGGATGGCCTGACGGATCCAATTCTCAAAGTGGGCATGGGTGAGACGGCGGAGCGCATTGTGGATGCCTGCGGCATCACCCGTGAGGCGCAGGATGTCTTTGCGATGACCAGCCAGGAGCGCGCGGCCGCAGCAGTGGAGGCCTTTCAGCGGGAAATCGTGCCGGTGGAAACAAAGGCCGGCATGATCACCCATGACGAGCATCCGCGTGCAGACACCACCCCGGAGAAGCTGGCGAAGCTGAAGCCCGCCTTCCGCAAGGATGGCACGGTGACCGCAGGGAATGCTTCAGGCGTCAATGATGGTGCCGCGCTGTTGCTTCTGGCTTCAGAGGAGGCGGTGCAGAAGTACGAACTGCAGCCTCGCGCGCGCCTGATTGCGGGTGTTTCTACCGGTTGTGAACCGGCGACGATGGGATTGGGGCCTGTATCCGCCGTGCAGAAGCTGCTGAAGGAAACGGGCTGGTCCATGGATCAAGTCGATGCCATGGAGATCAACGAGGCCTTTGCTGCGCAGACCCTCGCATGCGCCGAGCAACTTGGCGTGGATCGCGCGAAGCTGAATCGCCGTGGTGGCGCGATTGCCCTGGGGCATCCTGTGGGCTGCAGCGGTGCTCGTGTGCTGGTGACCTTGTTGCACATCCTCGAAGACGAGGAACTGAAGCGCGGTGTGGCGACTCTGTGCGCCGGTGGCGGCATGGGCATTGCGATGGCGATGGAGCGGGTGGAGTAGAGCCTCGCGATTCGGCTGACATGGAGGAGAGGGTGCCTACTCATCCCTGCTGCCCGCGTCCTCATGCTCCAGCGACCTTCTGCTCGTCTCTGCCGCAATGAACACACACGCAATCGTGATGGCACCCATCACGATCAGATACACCGCGATGGGCCAGGGCTCGTTGTCGCTCCACTTGAGAAGGCCGGTCGCAATGAGGGGCGCCAGCCCACCGGCCAACGGAGAGGCAAGCTGATAGCCCAGGGAGGTGCCGGTGTAGCGCGTGCGCGTGCCAAAGAGTTCCGAGAAAAACGCGGCCTGCGGCCCATACATGGCAGAGTGGCCGATCATTCCGAGGACGATGGCCGTCCATACCAGCAGGGTGTTCTGCGTGTCCACCAGCCAGAAGAAAGGAAATGCCAGCAGCACCAGGAAGAAGGCACCTCCCAGATAAACCGGGCGGCGACCGACGCGGTCTGAGATGGCGCCAAACCACGGAATGGTGACCAACTGGATGGCGCTGCCCAGCAACACGCCATTCAGAGGAGTACTCTTCGGGAGACCAAGCTTCTCGGTGGCATAGGTCAGCACCCACACAGTGAAGATGTAGAAGAAGGCGTTCTCCGCGAGACGTGCACCCATGGCGAGCAACACATTGCCGGGATGTGTCTTCAGTACTTCCAGCACGGGCATCCTGGCAGGCGGCTTCTCCTTCTTTGCCTGCTCAAAGGCGGGACTCTCCAGCACCCGCAGGCGGATGAAGAAGCCAATGCCCGTGAGAAAAATGCCAAGCAGGAAGGGCACACGCCAACCCCAGTCAAGGAAAGTCTCCTGCGGCATCAAGTTGAAAAGACTCATGACCCCCGTGGCCAGAAGCATGCCCGCCGGCACACCCGCCTGCACCCAACTGGCATAGAGCCCGCGCTTCTCCTGTTTCGCATGCTCCACCACCATCAGAACGGCGCCGGCCCACTCTCCACCCACGCCGAGTCCCTGAATGAATCGCAGAAACACCAATGAGATGGGTGCCCAGATGCCAGCCGCTTCATATGTGGGTAGCAGGCCGATGGCACAGGTGGCCAGCCCCATCATCATGAGGGTAGTCACCAGCATCGACTTGCGTCCGATGCGGTCACCGTAGTGTCCGCAGATCACGCCGCCCAAAGGACGGGCGAAAAAGCCCACTGCATACGTCGCGAAGGACGCCATGGTCCCCATAAGCGGGTCGAAGGTGGGAAAGAAGAGTTTGTTGAAGACCAGCGCAGCCGCCGTCCCGTAGAGGAAGAAGTCGTACCATTCGATGGCCGTGCCGACGAAGCTGGCGGTCACCACGCGGCGCATCGCATGCGGATGGGGTGGTGAGGCAGGAACGGATGAAGACATGGGAGAGCTGGAGGCGGAAGAAAAACGGGTCGTCGATGCAACTTCTCTCGGAAGCTCAATGTGAAGGTTCTACCAAAAATAAATGAATGCCTATGAGAATATCCTTACGCCCGCTTATCTTTGTGCCTGATCACTCACGGCTCGTGAATTTCATCCCCCTCCCCCATGTCCAGCCCTCTTCGCATCGTCCACTACCGGGCCACTTCCCCTTCATTTGTTCAACGGCTCGGTCCCTATAAAATCGAGTCTCTGGTGGCTCCGGAGGATGAGCGTGCTGCCACGGCGTACCGCGTGTGCATTGAGCCGCACCAGACCACCGGCGTGAGCTACCACAAGGTGGCGGAGGAGTTCTACTATGTGCTGTCCGGCAGTGGCACGGCCATCCTGAATGGCGAACCCTTCAAGCTGGCGGCGGGTGATTTCCTGCGCCTGCCTCCGGGCACGACGCATGGCTTCGTCACTCAGGAGGAGGAGCTGGTGATGCTGGATTTCCACACGCCGGGCTCGCGACCGGACCATGATGTCTACTTTGTCGGCGCGACTCCAGAGGGGTTCACGGTCAAGGAGTAGGGCTGGAAAGAGGCGCGGCCGCTGCGAGGGAGAGATACGTATCTTTTCTTGCGCAGCCGCCATGGTGTGGCTACCTGACCTATGGACCAAGCCAAGACCGTCATCACTGATATGCAAGCCTTCGACACCGAGAGCCTGAAGGGCCGCCTCGGCGCGCTCCGGAGGTATCTTTGACGTCGCGAAGCTGAAATCCGAACTGGAGACGCTCGAGGAACAGACCGCTACGCCTGAGTTCTGGAACGATCAGGACACGGCGCGCAAGGTCATCGGGCGCGTCAACGCGATCAAGGGCCAGCTCGAGCCGCTGGCTGCGTTGGAAACGCGGCTGGAGGATTTTCTCGTCCTGGGTGAAATCGCCGAGCATGAGAATGACCTCGCCTCCTGGAAAGAGGTGGAGAAGGAATTTGCGGCTCTCGACAAGGCGCTCGGCGAGTTCGAACTCACCGTGATGCTCAGCGGCGAGTATGACAAGAACGGTGCCTTCATGACCATCCACTGCGGTGCGGGCGGCACCGAGTCCTGCGATTGGGCAGACATGCTCCTGCGCATGTACACCCGCTGGTCTGAGCGCTCCGGCTTCAAGGTGGAAATGGTGGACTTCCAGCCCGGTGAAGAAGTGGGCGTGCGCAACGCCACCTTCAAGGTCACGGGTGACTACGCCTTCGGGAAGCTGAACTGCGAACGAGGCGTGCATCGCCTGGTGCGCATCTCACCCTTCGACGCGGCGAAGAAGCGCCACACCAGCTTCGCCAGTGTGGATGTGACGCCCGACATCGAAGACGACGGCGGCATCGAGCTGAATGAGGCCGACATCAAGTTTGAAACCTACCGAGCCGGCGGCAAGGGCGGCCAGAACGTGAATAAGGTGGAAACGGCCGTGCGCCTCATCCACGCTCCCACGGGCATCATCGTGAACTGCCAGGTGCAGCGCTCTCAGGGCAAGAATCGCGAAATGGCGATGCACATGCTCAAGGCCAAGCTGTACCAGCTTGAGCAGGACAAGAAGAAGTCCGAGATGGAACGCCAGTACGGTGAGAAGGGTGATGTGGCCTGGGGCAACCAGATTCGCAGCTACGTCTTCCAGCCGTATCAAATGGCCAAGGACCACCGCACCGGGGAAAAGACCGGCAACATCCAGGCCGTGATGGATGGCGACATCGACGCCTTCATCGAAGCCAAGCTCCGCGGCCGCAAGGCGGGTGAGAGCGATGGGGATGAGGAGGTGTAAGGAGAAGGGATAAGGGAGTCGCGGCAGTTCGTGCTTCTGCTCTGGCATGGACCGGTGCAGAAGCACGCTTGCTCACTCTGCGCCTCCTGCTACTTGTGCCGCATCGTGCTTGCTGACATCATCACCCTCTTTCCCGAAGTCGTAAACGTCCCGCTGGGCTCCAGCATCATGGGGCGGGCACGGGACAAGGGGCTGTTTCAATTTCGTGTGCATGACCTGCGGGAGCAGGGCATGGGGAAGTATCGCCAGGTGGATGATGAGCCGTATGGCGGCGGCCCGGGCATGGTGCTCCGGCCAGAGCCCATCTTTGCGACTTTGGAGCCGTTGCGCACGCCGCAGAGCCGCGTGTTGCTGATGACGCCGCAAGGGAAGCCCTTCAAGCAGGAGGATGCCGTGCGGCTCAGCAAGGAGGAGCACCTTATCTTCTTGTGTGGTCACTACGAAGGTGTGGACCAGCGCATCGTGGAGAGTTGCGTGGACGAAGAGCTGAGCCTCGGCGACTACGTGCTCACGAATGGCGCGATCGCCGCCGCGGTGATGATCGATGCCATCGTGCGTCTCTTGCCCGGAGTGCTCGGTGATGATGAGAGCGCGGTGCAGGAATCCTTTGGCGAGTCTGGTTTGCTGGACCATCCGCACTACACCCGTCCGGCGGAGTGGCGTGGCATCAAGGTACCGGATATCCTGCTTTCCGGTGACCACGGGAAGATTGCCAAGTGGCGCAAGGAGCAGGCGCTCGAGCGCACAAAGGCGAATCGGCCGGATTTGCTCGAAGGAAAGTAGTCCGCCGAGCTTCGTCGGCGGGGGCGACAAGGCCTGCAAACACCAGCAGACTACAAGCGTCTCAGGCAGGTGAGCGCAGGCCCAAGGAGAGGGAACGCCTCGTTCCCTTCAGGGTGAAACGTCCCATGACGAATCCATCCCAGCTAACGTCTCAGTCCTCAACCGGAGCGAATTTCCTCGCTAGCTCCGTCTCATAGAGCGTGTATTCACCCTCTCGCAGTTTCGCCTTGGAAGGATTCCTCCTGATATACCTCACACAATTCGCGAAATGGTTCCCATCCCGAATGAGTCGGTCAAAGTAATCCACTTGCCAAAGCGTTCCCCGCCTTCCGGCCAACCTGTTGATGGGATGTGTTGAAGAGCCCTTCCACGATTTCATGATTTCCTTGAGATCCGACTCGATGTGCAGGGACGTCAAGGTGTGCGCGTGATTGGGCATGATCACCCATGCGTGATGCCAGTAGAGCACCTCATCAGAATGCCGCAGCGTGGCTTCCACAAGAGCGCGGCAGCCGGGGTCTCGAAGCAAACAAGAACCATGTCCGGCATCCAGCCACGCATCCATCTTGGCTGAAAAGCGTTTGTGGTATTCTTTCTGCACTTCCGCGGTCCACGGCTCAGGATGATGGGAAAGCCAGATTTCGCGTTCTTGTTTCCATTGAGCGCGCAGCTTGGCGGGTACAGCGTCGGCGAGGCGGATTGTGAGGAAGTAGGTGCGATCGGGTTGCTGCCAGTGAGGGAGGCGGTTGGCGGTCTTCGCGACGTGGTCGAAGGGGTTATAAAAGTGTAGCGACTCGCGGTCCATCGCTGGATGGTTGCGCGATATGAATGCAGAATCAAGGTCGGTGATATGCCATGGTGATGGTGGATCGTGGGACGTTTCACCCCTGAAGGGAACGAGGCGTTCCCTCTCCTTGGGCCTGTGCTTCCGTCGTGGATGACTTGTAGGTGTTATCGTGAGGCGTAGCTTTCGACGGAACGCTGAAACACACCCAGCAGCTTCGCAGCCTCAGGCTCCCGTACCGAGACTTCCGCGAGCTCGGCACGTGACTGCGTGAGGTGCTCTTTTACCCTCTCGTGCTCTTCCTTCAGCCACGCGGCGACATCCGGAGTTTGCATCGTGATGGATGCTTCCTCTCCCGCACCCGCATGTGCGCGCACTGCCTCCACCACCTTTTGCGGCACGTTCACAATACCCGCCTTCACATCATCCTCGAAATCCCTCACCACAGAGCACCATGCGAGGGCTTTCACCAGGCCGGGCACTTCTCTCGCACGTGTCTGCAATCCAGACACCACCAGCAAAATATCCACCGAGTGGTAAAACGTGCGATGCAGATGCGCGTGCAGCGTCTTCTCATCCAGCAATAGTCGCTGCACGCGGCGCTGGGAATCGAAGTGCATCGCTTGCAGCAGGGCATACACATCCGTGCGGCCTTCGGGAGTAGCTTCGAGTTCTTTCCAAAAGACTTCGCCGAGCTGGGAGAGGGGAATGTCCCCAGCAAAAACACCCGAGTCCCACTCCGCCTGCATGCGCGCAGCCAGCGCATCGAGAGAACCGTCCCAGGTGCGATCGCCGTCCATGTA contains these protein-coding regions:
- a CDS encoding potassium transporter Kup codes for the protein MSDKKSSSWTLALLALGVVYGDIGTSPLYALKETVSHGRFEADKVLTVYGPVSLMFWSLTIIVTIKYLLLLSRADNQGEGGVFALYALLRQQAAGLSKRAIGVLSIIALVGASLLYGDGIITPAISVLAAVEGLYVINPDLPHFIVPLCAAILLLGLFLVQRHGTVRIGASFGPVMLVWFFVLALLGLMNLVKAPGILTALLPHHGWIYLIYERSEALHIMGTVLLCVTGCEALYADIGHFGRTAMNRSWIFAAYPALILNYLGQGALILNNPGMVDQPKFNPFFQMAPAWSHWPLVFLATAATIIASQAMITGVFSLTQQAVQLGFLPRLKIVHTSPDMRGQIFMPQVNMLLCVACLTLVVVFQESGSLAGAYGLSVSSDMLLSSILLFMVMTRVWKTPSWMAAIPIGIFLSMEIGYWLGSLTKLLHGAWIPLVITAILWTLMKTWRDGRAILVKRVTRQLIPVTHLVEEVKKNKILRVPGIGVFLSSSSDGLPLVLLHHLKHNKVLHQNAVILTVRFEEEPYIKNADRIQIVELHESFCRIILRYGFAEQPEVMRDLTTALKRQGITKLGDISYYQSRELLLTDGKGRMATWRKKLFVFLSRIARPATGYFQLPSRQVIELGIQLEL
- a CDS encoding tetratricopeptide repeat protein, with translation MSSENLNTLLEGHLSSLLDAGKIDDALRVASTALRNARQAAEEDEANLPLLVNALETLGELHRQAGDFEKSESLYQEGIETGERGGADTFQMARLRSGLATLYDFNQREDQAIPLYEQAIEGYDRMVPPRTHDSAQMRNNLAMIYKSLGRYPLAEQHYLMALETLEKDYGRDNERVAAVFNNLGGLYYTAGFPEQAKEMHMEALDIRTKVFGPEHPEVAQSYSNLATACYELQDDAAAQQNYEKALRILEQNIDTCADSYEEIGMDYANVLDSMGEDRKAEALRKRIAKVLRR
- the recO gene encoding DNA repair protein RecO is translated as METSSAILINRTRLTETSLIVHWCSAEDGLFKTVAKGALQPKSPFAGRLDLFVTCEVVWARNPKTDLHTLREVHLTNPRLQLRASYLRVLAATYFSKLIDLVAEKETPLGGIHELLTLSLDYLVEHEPSERLVQRYETRLCSELGLGDGQKGAAALLHDVYHRPLPPQRKQLLEELAKIPKQESRSDRDFA
- a CDS encoding SDR family oxidoreductase produces the protein MSIAIDLTGKTALITGASQGIGACMARTFHQAGATVVINHPGMGSTAADAASLAAELEQERAGSTLVVEANVASAEAVQAMMQKVREACGGLDYLINNAAIIRDRTVAKMSLEEWQSVMDVNLSGVFHCCKHALEIMRDHGAIVSMGSIAAIQGFYGQANYAAAKAGVQAMMRVISREAAKRGIRANAIAPGVVDTSMAATIPEHVRAEMLKNVPLARFGTVEEIAHVALFLCSPLASYVTGQTIEVNGGWRG
- a CDS encoding acyl CoA:acetate/3-ketoacid CoA transferase encodes the protein MRAAARVVSVEEAVAAIPDGATVAVGGFVGAGHPEMLTAALERRFLAGDGPRDLTLMYAAGQGDRASRGLNHLAHEGLLKRVIGGHWNLAPKLGKLALENKIEAYNIPQGVVCVLFREIAAKRPGIFTKVGLNTFIDPVHTGGRMNARTTEPLVERLAMDGEDWLRYRTVPIHVGLIRATSADARGNLTMEREGLVGEVLPIAQAARNHGGIVIAQVERLTEGSVDPKAVRVPGALVDYVVVSDAEQHAQTFGEQYNEAYVTALGEKLEPPRLSFSERKIIGARALQEIRPGEMVNLGIGLPEAVASVAAETGRLRDFTLTVESGPVGGVPASGLSFGCSHRPEAVIDQPSQFDFYDGGGMDIAILGAAEIDAEGSVNVSMMSGRFAGVGGFVNIAQSAKRLVFCCTFTAGDLAVEMQEGGLRIMREGKHSKFVKRVQQVCFHGPTAMREGRKVIYVTERAVFELTPQGPVLVELAPGIDLQRDVLDRMEFAPVVQSTRTMPSECFPQRLS
- a CDS encoding thiolase family protein, which codes for MKWPTPIYVVEAKRTPIGRFCGGLKEMSPVELALAVAQTVMPDELGGQVDEVILGQVLQAGSGMNVARQLVLQLGLAQSVTGFTVNMVCASGMKAVALGADAIASGQSSVVLAGGVESMSRAPHYARNVREGTKLGHATLEDSIFVDGLTDPILKVGMGETAERIVDACGITREAQDVFAMTSQERAAAAVEAFQREIVPVETKAGMITHDEHPRADTTPEKLAKLKPAFRKDGTVTAGNASGVNDGAALLLLASEEAVQKYELQPRARLIAGVSTGCEPATMGLGPVSAVQKLLKETGWSMDQVDAMEINEAFAAQTLACAEQLGVDRAKLNRRGGAIALGHPVGCSGARVLVTLLHILEDEELKRGVATLCAGGGMGIAMAMERVE